A single Callithrix jacchus isolate 240 chromosome 4, calJac240_pri, whole genome shotgun sequence DNA region contains:
- the ZNF184 gene encoding zinc finger protein 184 isoform X1, protein MCTEGTDQGRQPQRVADSLQGELDVLSSRPKYQLKERCPASPGVQVPEERDELLRWKESVTFKDVIVDFTQEEWKQLDPGQRDLFRDVTLENYTHLVSIGLQVSKPDVISQLEQGTEPWIMEPSIPVGTCADWETRPENNVSAPQPDISEEELSPEVIMEKHKRDDAWSSNVLEGWKSEGSLERQQANQQTLPKEIKVAEKTIPTWGKGPVNNEFGKSINVGSNLVTQEPSPEQTSSKRSIKQNSNPVKKEKSCKCNECGKAFSYCSALIRHQRTHTGEKPYKCNECEKAFSRSENLINHQRIHTGDKPYKCDQCGKGFIEGPSLTQHQRIHTGEKPYKCDECGKAFSQRTHLVQHQRIHTGEKPYTCNECGKAFSQRGHFMEHQKIHTGEKPFKCDECDKTFTRSTHLTQHQKIHTGEKTYKCNECGKAFNGPSTFIRHHMIHTGEKPYECNECGKAFSQHSNLTQHQKTHTGEKPYDCAECGKSFSYWSSLAQHLKIHTGEKPYKCNECGKAFSYCSSLTQHRRIHTREKPFECSECGKAFSYLSNLNQHQKTHTQEKAYECKECGKAFIRSSSLAKHERIHTGEKPYQCHECGKTFSYGSSLIQHRKIHTGERPYKCNECGRAFNQNIHLTQHKRIHTGAKPYECAECGKAFRHCSSLAQHQKTHTEEKPYQCNKCEKTFSQSSHLTQHQRIHTGEKPYKCNECDKAFSRSTHLTEHQNTHTGEKPYNCNECRKTFSQSTYLIQHQRIHSGEKPFGCNDCGKSFRYRSALNKHQRLHPGI, encoded by the exons GAATCAGTGACTTTCAAGGATGTGATAGTGGACTTTACCCAGGAAGAATGGAAACAGCTGGATCCTGGCCAGAGAGACTTGTTCAGGGATGTGACATTGGAAAATTATACACACCTGGTCTCTATAG GACTCCAGGTTTCCAAACCTGATGTGATTTCCCAGTTAGAGCAAGGGACAGAGCCATGGATCATGGAACCAAGCATACCAGTAGGTACCTGTGCAG actgGGAGACAAGACCTGAAAATAATGTGTCAGCCCCACAGCCTGACATTTCTGAAGAAGAGCTATCTCCAGAGGTAATAATGGAAAAACACAAAAGAGATGATGCTTGGAGCTCCAACGTGCTAGAAGGTTGGAAATCTGAAGGCAGTTTAGAGAGGCAGCAGGCAAACCAACAGACACTGCCAAAGGAAATAAAGGTAGCTGAAAAGACAATACCCACTTGGGGAAAAGGTCCTGTAAATAACGAATTTGGGAAAAGCATCAATGTGGGTTCAAATCTTGTAACACAAGAACCATCCCCAGAACAGACGTCTAGTAAAAGAAGCATCAAacagaattcaaacccagttaaaaaagagaaatcctgTAAGTGCaatgaatgtgggaaagcttttAGTTACTGTTCAGCTCTTATTCGTCATCAGAGAACacatactggagaaaaaccctacaaatgtaatgaatgtgaAAAAGCCTTCAGCCGGAGTGAAAACCTTATAAACCAtcaaagaattcatactggagataAACCATATAAATGTGATCAGTGTGGAAAAGGCTTCATTGAGGGTCCATCTCTTACTCAACAtcaaagaattcatactggagaaaaaccatataaatgtgatgaatgtgggaaagcctttagtCAGAGGACCCATCTTGTTcagcatcagagaattcatactggtgagAAGCCATATACTTGTAATGAGTGTGGAAAAGCCTTTAGCCAAAGAGGCCACTTTATGGAACATCAGAAAATTCATACAGGAGAAAAACCTTTTAAATGTGATGAATGTGATAAAACTTTCACCAGGAGCACACACCTTACTCAACATCAAAAAATTCATACCGGAGAAAAAACctataaatgtaatgaatgtggaaagGCCTTCAATGGGCCCTCAACTTTTATCCGTCATCATATGATTCATACTGGTGAAAAACCGTATGAATGcaatgaatgtgggaaagccttcagccAGCACTCAAACCTTACCCAGCATCAAAAAACACATACTGGGGAGAAACCCTATGATTGTGCGGAATGTGGAAAATCTTTTAGTTACTGGTCATCCCTTGCTCAACACCTGAAAATTCATACCGGAGAAAAACCTTACAAATGCAATGAATGTGGAAAGGCCTTCAGTTACTGCTCATCCCTTACTCAACATCGGAGAATTCACACAAGAGAAAAGCCCTTTGAATGCAGTGAATGTGGAAAGGCTTTCAGTTATCTCTCAAACCTTAATCAGCATCAGAAAACTCATACCCAAGAGAAAGCTtatgaatgtaaagaatgtgggaaagcttttATTCGGAGTTCATCTCTTGCTAAGCAtgaaagaattcatactggagagaaaccctatcaGTGTCATGAGTGTGGGAAAACCTTTAGTTATGGTTCATCCCTTATTCAACACAGGAAGATCCATACTGGAGAACGGccttacaagtgtaatgaatGTGGGAGAGCATTCAACCAAAACATACACCTTACGCagcataagagaattcatacaggaGCCAAGCCTTATGAGTGCGCTGAGTGTGGTAAAGCCTTTCGGCATTGTTCCTCACTTGCTCAACATCAAAAAACTCACACAGAGGAAAAACCCTACCAGTGTAATAAATGTGAAAAGACCTTTAGCCAGAGCTCCCATCTAACTCAGCATCAacgaattcacactggagagaaaccctataagTGCAATGAATGTGACAAAGCCTTCAGCCGGAGCACGCATCTGACTGAACACCAGAAcactcatactggagagaaaccttacaactGTAATGAGTGCAGGAAGACTTTTAGCCAGAGCACTTATCTCATTCAGCACCAGAGAATTCATTCAGGAGAGAAGCCTTTCGGATGTAATGATTGTGGAAAATCCTTCAGGTACCGCTCTGCTCTCAACAAACATCAGAGATTGCACCCTGGCATATGA
- the ZNF184 gene encoding zinc finger protein 184 isoform X2, translating into MEERKVNGIYGLLVIIAKLNRSHTVLLLPLDLSSPDSTLLQGGHTLLSSASFQESVTFKDVIVDFTQEEWKQLDPGQRDLFRDVTLENYTHLVSIGLQVSKPDVISQLEQGTEPWIMEPSIPVGTCADWETRPENNVSAPQPDISEEELSPEVIMEKHKRDDAWSSNVLEGWKSEGSLERQQANQQTLPKEIKVAEKTIPTWGKGPVNNEFGKSINVGSNLVTQEPSPEQTSSKRSIKQNSNPVKKEKSCKCNECGKAFSYCSALIRHQRTHTGEKPYKCNECEKAFSRSENLINHQRIHTGDKPYKCDQCGKGFIEGPSLTQHQRIHTGEKPYKCDECGKAFSQRTHLVQHQRIHTGEKPYTCNECGKAFSQRGHFMEHQKIHTGEKPFKCDECDKTFTRSTHLTQHQKIHTGEKTYKCNECGKAFNGPSTFIRHHMIHTGEKPYECNECGKAFSQHSNLTQHQKTHTGEKPYDCAECGKSFSYWSSLAQHLKIHTGEKPYKCNECGKAFSYCSSLTQHRRIHTREKPFECSECGKAFSYLSNLNQHQKTHTQEKAYECKECGKAFIRSSSLAKHERIHTGEKPYQCHECGKTFSYGSSLIQHRKIHTGERPYKCNECGRAFNQNIHLTQHKRIHTGAKPYECAECGKAFRHCSSLAQHQKTHTEEKPYQCNKCEKTFSQSSHLTQHQRIHTGEKPYKCNECDKAFSRSTHLTEHQNTHTGEKPYNCNECRKTFSQSTYLIQHQRIHSGEKPFGCNDCGKSFRYRSALNKHQRLHPGI; encoded by the exons GAATCAGTGACTTTCAAGGATGTGATAGTGGACTTTACCCAGGAAGAATGGAAACAGCTGGATCCTGGCCAGAGAGACTTGTTCAGGGATGTGACATTGGAAAATTATACACACCTGGTCTCTATAG GACTCCAGGTTTCCAAACCTGATGTGATTTCCCAGTTAGAGCAAGGGACAGAGCCATGGATCATGGAACCAAGCATACCAGTAGGTACCTGTGCAG actgGGAGACAAGACCTGAAAATAATGTGTCAGCCCCACAGCCTGACATTTCTGAAGAAGAGCTATCTCCAGAGGTAATAATGGAAAAACACAAAAGAGATGATGCTTGGAGCTCCAACGTGCTAGAAGGTTGGAAATCTGAAGGCAGTTTAGAGAGGCAGCAGGCAAACCAACAGACACTGCCAAAGGAAATAAAGGTAGCTGAAAAGACAATACCCACTTGGGGAAAAGGTCCTGTAAATAACGAATTTGGGAAAAGCATCAATGTGGGTTCAAATCTTGTAACACAAGAACCATCCCCAGAACAGACGTCTAGTAAAAGAAGCATCAAacagaattcaaacccagttaaaaaagagaaatcctgTAAGTGCaatgaatgtgggaaagcttttAGTTACTGTTCAGCTCTTATTCGTCATCAGAGAACacatactggagaaaaaccctacaaatgtaatgaatgtgaAAAAGCCTTCAGCCGGAGTGAAAACCTTATAAACCAtcaaagaattcatactggagataAACCATATAAATGTGATCAGTGTGGAAAAGGCTTCATTGAGGGTCCATCTCTTACTCAACAtcaaagaattcatactggagaaaaaccatataaatgtgatgaatgtgggaaagcctttagtCAGAGGACCCATCTTGTTcagcatcagagaattcatactggtgagAAGCCATATACTTGTAATGAGTGTGGAAAAGCCTTTAGCCAAAGAGGCCACTTTATGGAACATCAGAAAATTCATACAGGAGAAAAACCTTTTAAATGTGATGAATGTGATAAAACTTTCACCAGGAGCACACACCTTACTCAACATCAAAAAATTCATACCGGAGAAAAAACctataaatgtaatgaatgtggaaagGCCTTCAATGGGCCCTCAACTTTTATCCGTCATCATATGATTCATACTGGTGAAAAACCGTATGAATGcaatgaatgtgggaaagccttcagccAGCACTCAAACCTTACCCAGCATCAAAAAACACATACTGGGGAGAAACCCTATGATTGTGCGGAATGTGGAAAATCTTTTAGTTACTGGTCATCCCTTGCTCAACACCTGAAAATTCATACCGGAGAAAAACCTTACAAATGCAATGAATGTGGAAAGGCCTTCAGTTACTGCTCATCCCTTACTCAACATCGGAGAATTCACACAAGAGAAAAGCCCTTTGAATGCAGTGAATGTGGAAAGGCTTTCAGTTATCTCTCAAACCTTAATCAGCATCAGAAAACTCATACCCAAGAGAAAGCTtatgaatgtaaagaatgtgggaaagcttttATTCGGAGTTCATCTCTTGCTAAGCAtgaaagaattcatactggagagaaaccctatcaGTGTCATGAGTGTGGGAAAACCTTTAGTTATGGTTCATCCCTTATTCAACACAGGAAGATCCATACTGGAGAACGGccttacaagtgtaatgaatGTGGGAGAGCATTCAACCAAAACATACACCTTACGCagcataagagaattcatacaggaGCCAAGCCTTATGAGTGCGCTGAGTGTGGTAAAGCCTTTCGGCATTGTTCCTCACTTGCTCAACATCAAAAAACTCACACAGAGGAAAAACCCTACCAGTGTAATAAATGTGAAAAGACCTTTAGCCAGAGCTCCCATCTAACTCAGCATCAacgaattcacactggagagaaaccctataagTGCAATGAATGTGACAAAGCCTTCAGCCGGAGCACGCATCTGACTGAACACCAGAAcactcatactggagagaaaccttacaactGTAATGAGTGCAGGAAGACTTTTAGCCAGAGCACTTATCTCATTCAGCACCAGAGAATTCATTCAGGAGAGAAGCCTTTCGGATGTAATGATTGTGGAAAATCCTTCAGGTACCGCTCTGCTCTCAACAAACATCAGAGATTGCACCCTGGCATATGA
- the ZNF184 gene encoding zinc finger protein 184 isoform X3 — MEDLSSPDSTLLQGGHTLLSSASFQESVTFKDVIVDFTQEEWKQLDPGQRDLFRDVTLENYTHLVSIGLQVSKPDVISQLEQGTEPWIMEPSIPVGTCADWETRPENNVSAPQPDISEEELSPEVIMEKHKRDDAWSSNVLEGWKSEGSLERQQANQQTLPKEIKVAEKTIPTWGKGPVNNEFGKSINVGSNLVTQEPSPEQTSSKRSIKQNSNPVKKEKSCKCNECGKAFSYCSALIRHQRTHTGEKPYKCNECEKAFSRSENLINHQRIHTGDKPYKCDQCGKGFIEGPSLTQHQRIHTGEKPYKCDECGKAFSQRTHLVQHQRIHTGEKPYTCNECGKAFSQRGHFMEHQKIHTGEKPFKCDECDKTFTRSTHLTQHQKIHTGEKTYKCNECGKAFNGPSTFIRHHMIHTGEKPYECNECGKAFSQHSNLTQHQKTHTGEKPYDCAECGKSFSYWSSLAQHLKIHTGEKPYKCNECGKAFSYCSSLTQHRRIHTREKPFECSECGKAFSYLSNLNQHQKTHTQEKAYECKECGKAFIRSSSLAKHERIHTGEKPYQCHECGKTFSYGSSLIQHRKIHTGERPYKCNECGRAFNQNIHLTQHKRIHTGAKPYECAECGKAFRHCSSLAQHQKTHTEEKPYQCNKCEKTFSQSSHLTQHQRIHTGEKPYKCNECDKAFSRSTHLTEHQNTHTGEKPYNCNECRKTFSQSTYLIQHQRIHSGEKPFGCNDCGKSFRYRSALNKHQRLHPGI, encoded by the exons GAATCAGTGACTTTCAAGGATGTGATAGTGGACTTTACCCAGGAAGAATGGAAACAGCTGGATCCTGGCCAGAGAGACTTGTTCAGGGATGTGACATTGGAAAATTATACACACCTGGTCTCTATAG GACTCCAGGTTTCCAAACCTGATGTGATTTCCCAGTTAGAGCAAGGGACAGAGCCATGGATCATGGAACCAAGCATACCAGTAGGTACCTGTGCAG actgGGAGACAAGACCTGAAAATAATGTGTCAGCCCCACAGCCTGACATTTCTGAAGAAGAGCTATCTCCAGAGGTAATAATGGAAAAACACAAAAGAGATGATGCTTGGAGCTCCAACGTGCTAGAAGGTTGGAAATCTGAAGGCAGTTTAGAGAGGCAGCAGGCAAACCAACAGACACTGCCAAAGGAAATAAAGGTAGCTGAAAAGACAATACCCACTTGGGGAAAAGGTCCTGTAAATAACGAATTTGGGAAAAGCATCAATGTGGGTTCAAATCTTGTAACACAAGAACCATCCCCAGAACAGACGTCTAGTAAAAGAAGCATCAAacagaattcaaacccagttaaaaaagagaaatcctgTAAGTGCaatgaatgtgggaaagcttttAGTTACTGTTCAGCTCTTATTCGTCATCAGAGAACacatactggagaaaaaccctacaaatgtaatgaatgtgaAAAAGCCTTCAGCCGGAGTGAAAACCTTATAAACCAtcaaagaattcatactggagataAACCATATAAATGTGATCAGTGTGGAAAAGGCTTCATTGAGGGTCCATCTCTTACTCAACAtcaaagaattcatactggagaaaaaccatataaatgtgatgaatgtgggaaagcctttagtCAGAGGACCCATCTTGTTcagcatcagagaattcatactggtgagAAGCCATATACTTGTAATGAGTGTGGAAAAGCCTTTAGCCAAAGAGGCCACTTTATGGAACATCAGAAAATTCATACAGGAGAAAAACCTTTTAAATGTGATGAATGTGATAAAACTTTCACCAGGAGCACACACCTTACTCAACATCAAAAAATTCATACCGGAGAAAAAACctataaatgtaatgaatgtggaaagGCCTTCAATGGGCCCTCAACTTTTATCCGTCATCATATGATTCATACTGGTGAAAAACCGTATGAATGcaatgaatgtgggaaagccttcagccAGCACTCAAACCTTACCCAGCATCAAAAAACACATACTGGGGAGAAACCCTATGATTGTGCGGAATGTGGAAAATCTTTTAGTTACTGGTCATCCCTTGCTCAACACCTGAAAATTCATACCGGAGAAAAACCTTACAAATGCAATGAATGTGGAAAGGCCTTCAGTTACTGCTCATCCCTTACTCAACATCGGAGAATTCACACAAGAGAAAAGCCCTTTGAATGCAGTGAATGTGGAAAGGCTTTCAGTTATCTCTCAAACCTTAATCAGCATCAGAAAACTCATACCCAAGAGAAAGCTtatgaatgtaaagaatgtgggaaagcttttATTCGGAGTTCATCTCTTGCTAAGCAtgaaagaattcatactggagagaaaccctatcaGTGTCATGAGTGTGGGAAAACCTTTAGTTATGGTTCATCCCTTATTCAACACAGGAAGATCCATACTGGAGAACGGccttacaagtgtaatgaatGTGGGAGAGCATTCAACCAAAACATACACCTTACGCagcataagagaattcatacaggaGCCAAGCCTTATGAGTGCGCTGAGTGTGGTAAAGCCTTTCGGCATTGTTCCTCACTTGCTCAACATCAAAAAACTCACACAGAGGAAAAACCCTACCAGTGTAATAAATGTGAAAAGACCTTTAGCCAGAGCTCCCATCTAACTCAGCATCAacgaattcacactggagagaaaccctataagTGCAATGAATGTGACAAAGCCTTCAGCCGGAGCACGCATCTGACTGAACACCAGAAcactcatactggagagaaaccttacaactGTAATGAGTGCAGGAAGACTTTTAGCCAGAGCACTTATCTCATTCAGCACCAGAGAATTCATTCAGGAGAGAAGCCTTTCGGATGTAATGATTGTGGAAAATCCTTCAGGTACCGCTCTGCTCTCAACAAACATCAGAGATTGCACCCTGGCATATGA
- the ZNF184 gene encoding zinc finger protein 184 isoform X4, whose amino-acid sequence MEPSIPVGTCADWETRPENNVSAPQPDISEEELSPEVIMEKHKRDDAWSSNVLEGWKSEGSLERQQANQQTLPKEIKVAEKTIPTWGKGPVNNEFGKSINVGSNLVTQEPSPEQTSSKRSIKQNSNPVKKEKSCKCNECGKAFSYCSALIRHQRTHTGEKPYKCNECEKAFSRSENLINHQRIHTGDKPYKCDQCGKGFIEGPSLTQHQRIHTGEKPYKCDECGKAFSQRTHLVQHQRIHTGEKPYTCNECGKAFSQRGHFMEHQKIHTGEKPFKCDECDKTFTRSTHLTQHQKIHTGEKTYKCNECGKAFNGPSTFIRHHMIHTGEKPYECNECGKAFSQHSNLTQHQKTHTGEKPYDCAECGKSFSYWSSLAQHLKIHTGEKPYKCNECGKAFSYCSSLTQHRRIHTREKPFECSECGKAFSYLSNLNQHQKTHTQEKAYECKECGKAFIRSSSLAKHERIHTGEKPYQCHECGKTFSYGSSLIQHRKIHTGERPYKCNECGRAFNQNIHLTQHKRIHTGAKPYECAECGKAFRHCSSLAQHQKTHTEEKPYQCNKCEKTFSQSSHLTQHQRIHTGEKPYKCNECDKAFSRSTHLTEHQNTHTGEKPYNCNECRKTFSQSTYLIQHQRIHSGEKPFGCNDCGKSFRYRSALNKHQRLHPGI is encoded by the exons ATGGAACCAAGCATACCAGTAGGTACCTGTGCAG actgGGAGACAAGACCTGAAAATAATGTGTCAGCCCCACAGCCTGACATTTCTGAAGAAGAGCTATCTCCAGAGGTAATAATGGAAAAACACAAAAGAGATGATGCTTGGAGCTCCAACGTGCTAGAAGGTTGGAAATCTGAAGGCAGTTTAGAGAGGCAGCAGGCAAACCAACAGACACTGCCAAAGGAAATAAAGGTAGCTGAAAAGACAATACCCACTTGGGGAAAAGGTCCTGTAAATAACGAATTTGGGAAAAGCATCAATGTGGGTTCAAATCTTGTAACACAAGAACCATCCCCAGAACAGACGTCTAGTAAAAGAAGCATCAAacagaattcaaacccagttaaaaaagagaaatcctgTAAGTGCaatgaatgtgggaaagcttttAGTTACTGTTCAGCTCTTATTCGTCATCAGAGAACacatactggagaaaaaccctacaaatgtaatgaatgtgaAAAAGCCTTCAGCCGGAGTGAAAACCTTATAAACCAtcaaagaattcatactggagataAACCATATAAATGTGATCAGTGTGGAAAAGGCTTCATTGAGGGTCCATCTCTTACTCAACAtcaaagaattcatactggagaaaaaccatataaatgtgatgaatgtgggaaagcctttagtCAGAGGACCCATCTTGTTcagcatcagagaattcatactggtgagAAGCCATATACTTGTAATGAGTGTGGAAAAGCCTTTAGCCAAAGAGGCCACTTTATGGAACATCAGAAAATTCATACAGGAGAAAAACCTTTTAAATGTGATGAATGTGATAAAACTTTCACCAGGAGCACACACCTTACTCAACATCAAAAAATTCATACCGGAGAAAAAACctataaatgtaatgaatgtggaaagGCCTTCAATGGGCCCTCAACTTTTATCCGTCATCATATGATTCATACTGGTGAAAAACCGTATGAATGcaatgaatgtgggaaagccttcagccAGCACTCAAACCTTACCCAGCATCAAAAAACACATACTGGGGAGAAACCCTATGATTGTGCGGAATGTGGAAAATCTTTTAGTTACTGGTCATCCCTTGCTCAACACCTGAAAATTCATACCGGAGAAAAACCTTACAAATGCAATGAATGTGGAAAGGCCTTCAGTTACTGCTCATCCCTTACTCAACATCGGAGAATTCACACAAGAGAAAAGCCCTTTGAATGCAGTGAATGTGGAAAGGCTTTCAGTTATCTCTCAAACCTTAATCAGCATCAGAAAACTCATACCCAAGAGAAAGCTtatgaatgtaaagaatgtgggaaagcttttATTCGGAGTTCATCTCTTGCTAAGCAtgaaagaattcatactggagagaaaccctatcaGTGTCATGAGTGTGGGAAAACCTTTAGTTATGGTTCATCCCTTATTCAACACAGGAAGATCCATACTGGAGAACGGccttacaagtgtaatgaatGTGGGAGAGCATTCAACCAAAACATACACCTTACGCagcataagagaattcatacaggaGCCAAGCCTTATGAGTGCGCTGAGTGTGGTAAAGCCTTTCGGCATTGTTCCTCACTTGCTCAACATCAAAAAACTCACACAGAGGAAAAACCCTACCAGTGTAATAAATGTGAAAAGACCTTTAGCCAGAGCTCCCATCTAACTCAGCATCAacgaattcacactggagagaaaccctataagTGCAATGAATGTGACAAAGCCTTCAGCCGGAGCACGCATCTGACTGAACACCAGAAcactcatactggagagaaaccttacaactGTAATGAGTGCAGGAAGACTTTTAGCCAGAGCACTTATCTCATTCAGCACCAGAGAATTCATTCAGGAGAGAAGCCTTTCGGATGTAATGATTGTGGAAAATCCTTCAGGTACCGCTCTGCTCTCAACAAACATCAGAGATTGCACCCTGGCATATGA